The Niastella koreensis GR20-10 genome includes a window with the following:
- a CDS encoding SDR family NAD(P)-dependent oxidoreductase translates to MKIIIIGATSGIGKELAQQYLAQGHTVAITGRREALLQELKTQFPALYTSCFDVQAGDAVERLQELIAGMGGVDLLIYSAGYGDPSTKLVAEVELDSTATNVMGFVKTATFTFNYFLQQGHGQLAVISSVAALRGNSYAPAYSASKAYVSNYAEGLNIKARKLHTNIVVTDIRPGFVKTKMAKGNGQFWVAPVSTAARQIIAAIAAKKRIAYITKRWALIAFIFKRLPYWVYKRIG, encoded by the coding sequence ATGAAGATCATCATTATCGGCGCTACCTCGGGCATAGGGAAGGAGCTGGCCCAGCAATACCTGGCACAGGGCCATACCGTGGCCATTACCGGCAGGCGGGAGGCGTTGTTACAGGAACTGAAAACGCAATTTCCTGCCCTGTATACCAGCTGCTTTGATGTACAGGCCGGTGATGCGGTGGAGCGGTTGCAGGAGTTGATAGCCGGGATGGGTGGCGTCGATCTGCTGATCTATAGCGCCGGTTATGGCGACCCTTCCACCAAACTGGTGGCCGAAGTTGAACTGGATTCCACTGCCACCAATGTAATGGGGTTTGTGAAAACAGCCACGTTTACCTTTAATTATTTTTTGCAACAGGGACATGGCCAGCTGGCGGTGATTTCTTCGGTTGCTGCGCTTAGAGGCAACAGTTACGCGCCTGCCTATAGCGCCAGTAAAGCCTACGTAAGTAATTACGCAGAAGGACTGAACATAAAAGCCCGTAAGCTCCACACCAATATTGTTGTGACAGATATTCGTCCGGGTTTTGTAAAAACCAAAATGGCCAAAGGGAATGGACAGTTCTGGGTGGCACCGGTTTCTACTGCAGCCCGGCAGATCATAGCGGCCATTGCCGCAAAAAAGCGAATAGCCTACATCACCAAACGCTGGGCGTTGATTGCTTTCATTTTTAAAAGACTGCCTTATTGGGTGTATAAACGAATTGGATGA
- a CDS encoding putative Ig domain-containing protein: protein MMRMPHYRFSMKLLISTLFALLIAQLFFSCKKSDKVTTPLPVIAYKQKVISIAEDVSMTPVKPDSTGGAITEYNINPLLPKGLLINKTNGEISGTPSDTLNPTRFIVTAKGPGGMATDTITMLIGTVGFNYGNLGTFTFEKGSTDLSVTALSPQILAGTFVQFFCAPSPDSLTIKTRLKFNSKNGQINGIPDSVTSTDEVPKPATFIITGITTTNKAASATINIYVNDKKPNFAYTYPGSFSVNTSVGTSASSLLTPTVLTNSGVIKKFRMAPQSPALPAGLALDSMTGKITGTPTASFNSNIIIRGLNTGGYQDVSYPLLISTNAVPPQVYYLMSVYSGNTIDTICTRMYSGDPIYLTKSDSIGQANIYITPVVCAGQLASPITYTVTAPFTSGASNENLVLTPSTGMISGSPAGLFTSGTPAHTINIPNAQTSGAAGTFTTNIISNTNFFKYNADGGKAKFVQNGYGFVVNQKIDVANGIYPGYASNWLAPQGGAGVVSYAIYPLTTIGNVLQPLSNFGLTFNTTTGAISGTPTAPTQNLSNLVFCDYVIVGKKSDGSFTYYKIKVKVYSAISDWGS, encoded by the coding sequence ATGATGAGAATGCCCCACTATCGTTTCTCCATGAAACTATTGATCAGCACACTCTTCGCCCTGTTAATTGCTCAACTGTTTTTTTCCTGTAAGAAGTCTGATAAGGTGACAACGCCTTTACCCGTCATTGCTTACAAACAAAAGGTTATCAGCATTGCTGAAGATGTGTCTATGACGCCGGTAAAACCCGATAGCACCGGGGGCGCCATTACTGAGTATAATATTAATCCTCTGCTGCCCAAAGGGCTTTTAATTAATAAAACAAATGGAGAGATCAGCGGTACACCCAGCGATACGCTGAATCCTACACGATTTATAGTTACTGCAAAAGGTCCTGGAGGAATGGCTACTGATACCATCACTATGTTGATAGGTACAGTTGGTTTTAATTATGGCAACTTAGGGACCTTTACATTTGAAAAAGGTTCTACAGACCTGAGCGTTACTGCTCTGTCTCCTCAGATCCTGGCTGGAACGTTCGTACAGTTTTTTTGTGCACCGTCTCCCGACAGCCTTACTATAAAAACCCGCCTGAAGTTTAATTCAAAGAATGGTCAGATAAATGGAATTCCCGATTCGGTAACTTCAACTGATGAAGTGCCCAAACCGGCTACATTCATTATTACCGGTATCACTACTACAAATAAAGCGGCTTCTGCAACAATCAATATTTACGTCAATGACAAGAAGCCAAACTTTGCTTATACTTACCCTGGTTCTTTTTCGGTAAATACCTCAGTTGGAACGTCGGCCAGTAGCTTGCTTACACCAACAGTGCTTACCAACTCGGGTGTTATTAAAAAATTCCGCATGGCCCCGCAAAGCCCTGCCTTACCTGCAGGTTTGGCCCTTGACAGTATGACTGGTAAGATAACCGGCACCCCAACTGCTTCATTCAATAGCAACATTATTATTCGCGGTTTGAATACCGGAGGCTACCAGGATGTGAGTTATCCATTACTGATAAGTACAAATGCAGTGCCGCCCCAGGTTTATTATCTGATGTCGGTATATAGTGGTAATACAATAGATACCATTTGTACCAGGATGTATTCCGGAGATCCTATTTACCTGACAAAATCAGATAGCATTGGCCAGGCGAACATCTACATCACACCTGTTGTTTGTGCCGGACAACTTGCTTCGCCTATTACTTATACTGTTACTGCGCCTTTTACTTCTGGTGCAAGCAATGAAAACCTTGTTCTGACTCCCAGTACAGGTATGATTTCCGGGTCTCCGGCCGGTTTGTTCACTTCCGGAACCCCTGCTCATACCATTAATATCCCCAATGCTCAAACGAGCGGTGCCGCCGGAACCTTTACTACGAATATAATTTCAAATACTAATTTCTTTAAGTATAACGCAGATGGTGGTAAAGCCAAGTTTGTACAAAATGGATATGGTTTTGTCGTAAATCAAAAGATAGATGTCGCCAATGGGATCTATCCTGGTTACGCATCAAACTGGCTGGCTCCCCAGGGCGGCGCAGGGGTGGTAAGTTATGCAATCTACCCGCTTACTACTATTGGTAATGTTTTGCAACCGTTATCTAACTTTGGGTTAACCTTCAATACTACTACCGGGGCCATCAGTGGAACACCAACAGCCCCTACCCAGAATTTGTCAAATCTTGTTTTTTGTGATTATGTCATTGTTGGTAAAAAATCAGATGGCAGTTTTACTTATTATAAAATAAAAGTCAAGGTGTATAGCGCCATCTCTGACTGGGGTAGTTAG
- a CDS encoding DUF3826 domain-containing protein yields the protein MLTRLPFIVLLTFTLPVLCWAQSDSSAKAEAAIAKSNAEVEKKAAEWSAGLKLPDAEKEKRVTAAITTHLKTIRDWNNSHPASTVPAGINPATGNKLSDMDRQIIANSAMPATVHKDLMDALNKDLTPEQVEYILDQYTIGKVAFTMKGYKAIVTDLKPEEEAKILEYLKQAREQAIDYKSIKQVSAIFEIYKTKCEQYLNSNGRNWHELFKAYVNKVKAEKAAAGKK from the coding sequence ATGTTGACACGCCTGCCATTTATTGTTTTATTGACATTTACGTTGCCAGTCCTTTGTTGGGCCCAGTCTGACAGCAGCGCCAAAGCCGAAGCGGCAATAGCCAAATCAAACGCCGAGGTGGAGAAAAAAGCGGCGGAATGGTCGGCCGGATTGAAGCTGCCCGATGCCGAAAAAGAGAAACGGGTGACCGCGGCCATTACCACGCATTTAAAAACCATTCGCGACTGGAACAATTCGCATCCTGCCAGTACGGTTCCTGCAGGCATTAACCCGGCAACCGGTAACAAGCTGTCTGATATGGACCGTCAGATCATTGCCAATTCTGCCATGCCGGCCACCGTGCATAAAGATCTGATGGATGCCCTGAACAAGGACCTTACGCCTGAGCAGGTGGAATATATTCTTGACCAATACACCATTGGTAAAGTGGCCTTTACCATGAAGGGGTACAAAGCAATCGTTACCGACCTAAAGCCGGAAGAGGAAGCCAAAATTCTGGAGTATCTTAAACAGGCGCGTGAGCAGGCGATCGATTATAAAAGCATCAAGCAGGTATCTGCCATTTTTGAGATCTATAAAACAAAATGCGAGCAGTACCTGAACAGCAATGGCCGCAACTGGCACGAGTTGTTCAAGGCTTATGTAAATAAAGTGAAGGCGGAAAAAGCAGCTGCCGGAAAAAAATAA
- a CDS encoding GLUG motif-containing protein, producing the protein MFHTLSKIGFPLLLAAVLFGCKKSSEGGGAAFQSLTFKFGADSTAITIDNAVQEIKNMPRSCDVTKLAAAAVLPAGFSISPDPSTVTDYTKGVTYTVKTGDGKTYTVQITAPVYDPVNNPYGIYTAKQLNNVRNGLNDSYVLMNDIELPALTTAGSASVGIADYKDYGWYSIGTRYVNGGHVIFRGSLDGQNHVIKNLTCLYRDNSQPTGIDAGHNGKSNSGLFGYAIHSAFKNIGIQLAATGINEMSQDGSAGLGYVGSLVGYADSCTITNCYVTGTATLSASQYTGGLLGTAQNTTISKCYAAITAPAGSYAISASTAGGLIGTSYISDISDSYATGSVTGGVDVGGLIGTLNASTLKNSYASGNVTELPMNTAGSLIAPNNIGGLVGTLNASSTVACKIQNCYATGNATGANGSNTDFHKSTRIGGLVGTIGAGGGVMQVTNCYATGLVSRININATAPFLIGALVGNTPNGIFITSGTCTNYWDKTTTGQTVLGGGNGNLAFDNANTANGKTTAEMKASATYANWDFSAVWNVASGTNNGYPYLRSTTK; encoded by the coding sequence ATGTTTCATACACTCTCTAAAATAGGTTTTCCTTTACTGTTAGCAGCAGTTTTGTTTGGTTGTAAGAAGAGCTCGGAGGGCGGTGGTGCCGCCTTCCAGTCTCTCACTTTTAAATTCGGCGCCGACTCAACTGCCATCACCATCGATAATGCGGTGCAGGAAATAAAGAACATGCCCCGCAGCTGTGATGTAACAAAGCTGGCCGCAGCAGCCGTACTGCCTGCCGGGTTCAGCATCAGCCCCGATCCTTCCACTGTTACCGACTATACCAAAGGTGTAACCTATACGGTTAAAACCGGTGATGGTAAAACTTATACCGTACAAATAACCGCGCCCGTTTACGATCCGGTAAACAATCCCTATGGAATATACACCGCCAAACAATTGAACAATGTGCGGAATGGCCTCAACGATAGCTATGTATTGATGAACGACATTGAGCTGCCTGCCCTTACAACGGCAGGTTCAGCCAGTGTTGGAATTGCCGACTACAAAGATTATGGCTGGTATTCTATTGGTACAAGGTATGTAAACGGTGGCCATGTGATCTTCAGAGGCTCGCTCGACGGGCAGAATCACGTGATAAAAAATCTTACCTGCCTTTATCGTGATAATTCACAACCCACTGGTATCGATGCAGGACATAATGGAAAAAGTAACAGTGGTCTTTTCGGTTATGCGATTCATTCTGCTTTTAAAAACATTGGCATTCAACTGGCCGCAACCGGTATAAATGAAATGTCACAGGATGGCAGCGCAGGCCTTGGTTATGTAGGCAGCCTGGTAGGCTATGCAGATTCCTGCACTATTACTAATTGCTATGTGACCGGTACTGCTACTCTTTCGGCCAGTCAATATACAGGCGGCCTTTTAGGAACAGCCCAAAATACTACCATCAGTAAATGTTATGCCGCTATAACAGCGCCTGCAGGCAGTTATGCCATCTCAGCTTCCACGGCGGGTGGTTTAATTGGTACCTCCTATATTAGCGACATTTCCGATTCCTATGCGACCGGCTCTGTAACCGGCGGTGTAGATGTGGGCGGCCTTATCGGCACTTTAAACGCCAGTACCTTAAAAAACAGTTATGCATCGGGTAATGTAACAGAGTTACCTATGAATACCGCAGGCAGCCTGATAGCGCCTAATAACATTGGCGGACTGGTTGGTACCCTGAATGCCAGTTCAACTGTTGCCTGCAAAATTCAAAATTGTTATGCCACCGGCAATGCAACTGGCGCCAATGGCTCCAATACAGATTTTCATAAATCTACCCGCATAGGCGGACTGGTAGGGACTATTGGTGCCGGGGGCGGGGTAATGCAGGTTACCAATTGTTATGCAACTGGCTTGGTATCGCGCATAAATATAAATGCAACAGCGCCTTTCCTTATTGGCGCGCTGGTTGGAAATACACCCAATGGAATTTTTATTACGAGTGGCACCTGCACCAATTATTGGGATAAAACAACTACAGGACAAACCGTTCTGGGTGGTGGTAATGGAAACCTTGCCTTTGATAATGCCAATACCGCCAATGGAAAAACAACTGCAGAAATGAAAGCTTCTGCTACTTATGCAAACTGGGATTTTTCAGCTGTATGGAACGTGGCTTCCGGCACCAATAATGGCTATCCGTATCTGCGTTCAACAACTAAATAA
- a CDS encoding SusC/RagA family TonB-linked outer membrane protein gives MKKILVPLSLAALVSGVFPARSVGQTQGTRQALPKTAVDTSKIPASQRLKDWSNSKNADSLSQVIVVAYGAQKRSALTGAIIQIADSQFAKRPLTNVMDALIGAGPGIQGTLSGGQPGSTGTLRMRGFGSISSGSAPLIVVDGIVFDGDPGSLNPVDIASITPLLDASAASMYGSRASNGVIIITTKKGTKGKKTAVQFKMNQGVNVRMLPEYNQVSAYEYYPLMWEFYRNGLVSNQGGLLANQQASKDIKSLLGYNPFNVPDDKIVDVNGQLNPDAKLLWANDLDWAKASTRKGARQEYTVSFNGGSENADYYASVGYISDKGYTPTSDLKRWNGRVNANARLNSFIKAGLNVYGSTTTTNQTPAYTGGYIVNPFYFSRSVGSIYPVHAHEADGSYSLDDKGQHLYDDGNRPYGTRPFAPGRNALAEGLLNVNYLAGNSVGARTNIDVTLAKGLKFTSNIGIDEEGSESYNYLNPTIGDGVPSASLTRGNARVKSYTFNQLLNYNKTWGDQNIDVLAGHENYDRETVSSSATVRGQIAPGNNLELGNYTTSTEAPSSSSVTKRIESYFSRVNYDLRGKYYLTASIRRDGNSFFATEKRWANFWSVGGAWRISQEDFFHAPEFVNDLKLKASYGVSGNDNVATYAYQGGYMPNNNAQEPGYIYAMIPNKDLTWESGGIVNIGADFSLFKNRITGYIQYYNRVTNGLVMAVNQPLSGGGTPDGVYSIWQNTGNLYNRGIEISVTGSVVRGKAFNWDLSVTAQTQKNKVTEMPKTMPEIISGTKKLSVGHSIYDYWLISYKGVDPTNGDALYELDPRLEYQENAPYDYPDKTINGVKYTTSISRAKYGYHGSAIPKLSGSVHSDMRYKNFSLNLLMTYQIGGLAYDGVYSGLMSPSFGQSMSKDLLKRWQQTGDQTNVPRLDWGRTGDFYGSSDRWLISATSLTVHNINLGYSFNPSVLQRLRVAGLQTYLSVENAYQFSARKGMNVLQSFNGTTSDVYAPRRVYTLGVIANL, from the coding sequence ATGAAGAAAATACTTGTTCCCCTTTCCCTGGCCGCCCTGGTGTCAGGTGTTTTCCCTGCCCGCTCTGTTGGGCAAACGCAGGGAACCCGGCAGGCGCTACCCAAAACGGCTGTAGATACTTCCAAAATTCCAGCATCCCAGCGACTGAAAGACTGGAGCAACAGCAAAAATGCAGATAGCCTGTCCCAGGTAATTGTGGTAGCGTATGGTGCGCAAAAACGCTCAGCATTAACCGGAGCGATCATCCAGATTGCCGACAGTCAGTTTGCAAAAAGACCTTTAACCAATGTGATGGATGCGCTCATAGGCGCCGGGCCTGGGATCCAGGGTACATTAAGTGGTGGTCAGCCCGGTAGTACCGGCACGCTCCGGATGCGCGGGTTTGGGTCCATTTCTTCAGGAAGCGCTCCGCTGATCGTTGTAGATGGAATTGTGTTTGATGGCGATCCAGGCAGCCTGAACCCGGTTGATATTGCCAGCATCACCCCATTGCTGGATGCTTCCGCAGCCTCTATGTATGGTTCGCGGGCAAGCAATGGCGTTATCATCATTACCACCAAAAAAGGCACCAAAGGCAAGAAGACGGCGGTTCAATTCAAGATGAACCAGGGCGTTAACGTGCGCATGCTGCCAGAATATAACCAGGTAAGTGCCTACGAATACTACCCGTTGATGTGGGAGTTTTATCGCAATGGCCTTGTCAGCAACCAGGGTGGGTTATTAGCAAACCAACAGGCCTCAAAGGATATAAAATCACTCCTGGGATATAATCCCTTTAACGTACCCGACGATAAAATTGTAGATGTAAACGGACAATTGAACCCTGATGCAAAATTGTTGTGGGCCAATGATCTTGACTGGGCAAAAGCCTCTACCCGCAAGGGCGCCCGGCAGGAATATACCGTTTCCTTTAATGGCGGTTCTGAAAACGCAGATTATTATGCTTCCGTTGGTTATATATCCGATAAAGGCTATACGCCTACTTCCGACCTCAAACGGTGGAATGGAAGGGTAAATGCCAATGCCCGGCTGAATTCGTTTATAAAAGCCGGGTTGAATGTATATGGTTCAACCACCACTACCAATCAAACACCTGCTTACACCGGTGGCTATATAGTGAACCCTTTTTATTTTTCGAGGTCGGTAGGGTCTATTTACCCGGTGCATGCACATGAAGCTGATGGAAGTTATTCGCTCGATGATAAAGGGCAGCATTTGTATGACGACGGCAATCGCCCCTATGGCACCCGGCCTTTTGCGCCAGGCCGCAATGCGCTGGCTGAAGGGTTATTGAATGTGAATTACCTTGCCGGTAACAGCGTTGGCGCCCGCACCAACATAGATGTTACCCTGGCTAAAGGCCTTAAGTTCACCTCCAACATTGGTATTGATGAAGAAGGATCAGAATCGTATAATTATTTGAACCCAACTATTGGTGATGGTGTTCCTTCAGCTTCTTTGACAAGAGGCAACGCCCGGGTAAAAAGCTATACGTTCAACCAGTTGTTGAATTATAATAAAACATGGGGCGATCAAAATATCGATGTACTGGCCGGCCATGAGAACTACGACCGGGAAACAGTAAGTTCATCTGCAACGGTAAGAGGGCAGATAGCACCGGGTAACAACCTGGAGCTGGGTAATTATACAACTTCCACAGAGGCGCCTTCTTCCAGCTCAGTTACGAAACGTATTGAAAGTTATTTTTCCCGCGTCAATTATGATCTGCGCGGTAAATACTATTTAACAGCCTCCATTAGACGGGATGGCAACTCATTCTTCGCTACCGAAAAACGCTGGGCCAATTTCTGGTCGGTTGGCGGCGCCTGGCGCATTAGCCAGGAAGATTTTTTCCATGCCCCCGAATTTGTAAACGACCTGAAACTGAAAGCATCCTATGGGGTCTCTGGTAACGACAATGTGGCAACCTATGCTTACCAGGGTGGGTATATGCCTAATAACAATGCGCAGGAACCTGGCTACATCTACGCCATGATCCCCAATAAAGACCTTACCTGGGAATCGGGCGGTATTGTGAATATTGGAGCAGACTTTTCTCTCTTTAAAAACAGGATCACCGGGTATATACAATATTACAACCGGGTAACCAATGGCCTTGTAATGGCTGTTAACCAGCCCCTCTCAGGCGGTGGTACACCCGACGGGGTATATAGCATCTGGCAGAATACCGGTAACCTGTATAACCGGGGGATCGAGATCTCCGTGACTGGCAGCGTTGTTAGAGGAAAGGCATTTAATTGGGACCTTTCTGTAACTGCACAGACCCAGAAAAACAAGGTCACGGAAATGCCCAAAACAATGCCGGAAATAATCTCCGGTACCAAGAAGTTGTCCGTAGGCCATTCCATTTATGATTACTGGCTGATCTCTTATAAAGGCGTAGATCCTACTAATGGAGATGCATTATATGAGCTGGACCCAAGGTTGGAATACCAGGAGAATGCTCCTTACGATTATCCTGATAAAACCATCAATGGAGTAAAATATACCACTTCTATATCACGTGCAAAATACGGCTACCATGGGTCGGCAATTCCAAAGCTGTCTGGCAGTGTACACAGCGATATGCGGTATAAGAACTTTTCACTCAACCTGCTGATGACTTACCAGATCGGTGGTTTGGCGTATGACGGCGTGTATTCGGGATTGATGTCACCCTCCTTTGGCCAGTCTATGTCGAAAGACCTGCTAAAGCGCTGGCAGCAAACAGGCGATCAAACAAATGTTCCCCGTCTTGATTGGGGCCGTACTGGTGATTTTTACGGTTCTTCCGACAGGTGGCTGATCAGCGCCACTTCACTCACTGTACATAATATCAACCTGGGTTACTCATTTAATCCTTCGGTATTACAACGCCTTCGGGTGGCGGGGTTACAAACCTACCTGAGCGTGGAGAATGCTTACCAGTTCTCTGCCCGCAAAGGTATGAATGTGTTACAGTCATTCAACGGTACCACAAGTGATGTGTACGCACCCAGAAGAGTTTATACATTAGGTGTAATTGCAAATTTATAA
- a CDS encoding zinc-dependent alcohol dehydrogenase family protein: protein MKALVLNNFGAAPELQTVDTPVAQAGQVLIKLKGSGLNPLDIKIMAGEAKHAQTKLPAIIGVDGTGIVEAVGAGVTSFKPGDEVYGMIGGVGGNQGTQAEYIAADARLIALKPKNLSFHDAAAVPLIFTTAWEGLVDHAKVQKGQKVLVHGGAGGVGHIAVQIAKARGTEVFSTVRKPQFDLIKSYGATPIDYTETKVEDYVKEYTGGEGFDVIFDNVGGQTLDDSFTAVKNYGHVVTIIGRGTHNLAPLALRAGSYSGVFTLIPLITGKNRAHHGDIMRQATELIEAGLVKPIVSPLVFSLATAEEAYNEFKNNKEKGKVVIDIN from the coding sequence ATGAAAGCATTAGTATTAAATAATTTCGGTGCGGCGCCTGAACTGCAGACCGTTGATACTCCGGTAGCACAGGCCGGACAGGTATTAATAAAACTAAAGGGAAGTGGATTGAATCCGCTGGATATAAAAATTATGGCCGGTGAGGCAAAACATGCCCAAACAAAGTTGCCGGCGATAATAGGTGTTGATGGAACCGGGATTGTGGAGGCAGTGGGCGCAGGCGTAACCAGCTTTAAACCCGGTGACGAGGTGTATGGAATGATCGGTGGGGTAGGCGGTAACCAGGGTACCCAGGCTGAATATATTGCAGCCGATGCCCGGTTGATTGCCCTGAAACCCAAAAACCTTTCGTTTCATGATGCGGCTGCTGTTCCGTTGATCTTTACTACTGCCTGGGAAGGCCTGGTAGATCACGCAAAGGTGCAGAAAGGTCAAAAGGTGCTGGTACATGGGGGCGCCGGTGGGGTTGGCCATATTGCGGTACAAATTGCCAAAGCGCGTGGCACCGAAGTATTTTCTACGGTTCGCAAACCGCAGTTTGACCTGATAAAAAGTTACGGAGCTACCCCTATCGACTATACAGAAACAAAAGTGGAAGATTATGTGAAGGAATATACCGGCGGCGAAGGGTTTGATGTGATCTTTGATAATGTGGGCGGACAAACGCTCGATGATTCCTTCACTGCTGTAAAGAACTATGGTCATGTGGTGACTATCATTGGCAGGGGAACGCATAACCTGGCGCCGCTGGCCTTACGCGCTGGTTCTTATTCGGGCGTTTTCACGCTGATACCACTGATAACCGGAAAGAACCGGGCCCATCATGGCGACATTATGCGGCAGGCTACTGAACTCATCGAGGCTGGTTTGGTGAAACCAATTGTATCTCCATTGGTATTCAGTCTGGCCACTGCCGAAGAAGCTTATAATGAGTTTAAGAATAACAAAGAGAAAGGTAAAGTGGTAATAGACATAAACTAA
- a CDS encoding AraC family transcriptional regulator produces MQKESLYQPFEIHYSKVDVCPKPAHKHNFFELVYIASGTGVQCINDNQFNYQPGHMFLITPDDCHSFQIGATTELVFIRFNDIYVKSQQQNDPRQVEWTKKLKFILHNASHQPGCILRNPPDKVLVKAMVESLLGEWTNKQLYHHEIISQIVNTIITIVARNIGLAMPNKVTDNTGNTVVQILNYIQENIYDADKLKADIIAGHFGIADGYLSRYFKKHTGESIQQYIINYKLKLVETRLQRSDMRINEIVYELGFTDESHLNRLFKKYKGVTPTAFRKQQQPVAV; encoded by the coding sequence ATGCAGAAGGAAAGTCTTTATCAGCCTTTTGAAATCCATTACAGCAAGGTGGATGTTTGCCCTAAACCAGCACATAAACATAACTTCTTTGAACTGGTTTATATTGCCAGCGGTACCGGTGTGCAATGCATCAATGATAACCAGTTCAACTACCAGCCGGGCCATATGTTCCTGATCACCCCCGATGATTGTCATTCCTTCCAGATTGGCGCCACTACCGAGCTGGTGTTCATTCGTTTTAACGACATCTATGTAAAATCACAACAACAAAACGATCCCCGCCAGGTAGAATGGACAAAAAAACTGAAATTTATCCTTCATAACGCCAGCCATCAGCCGGGTTGCATCTTGCGCAATCCTCCTGACAAAGTGCTGGTTAAGGCTATGGTAGAATCCCTGCTGGGTGAATGGACGAATAAACAACTGTATCACCACGAGATCATTTCACAGATCGTAAACACGATCATCACCATCGTTGCCCGGAACATCGGACTTGCCATGCCCAATAAAGTAACCGATAACACCGGCAATACTGTTGTGCAGATCCTCAACTATATCCAGGAAAATATTTACGATGCAGATAAATTAAAGGCTGATATAATAGCGGGCCATTTCGGAATAGCCGATGGCTATCTGAGCCGCTATTTTAAAAAACATACAGGAGAAAGTATTCAGCAATACATCATCAATTACAAACTGAAGCTGGTAGAAACCCGGTTACAGCGCAGCGATATGCGCATCAACGAAATTGTGTACGAACTGGGATTCACTGATGAAAGCCACCTGAACCGGTTGTTTAAAAAATACAAAGGGGTTACCCCAACCGCATTTAGAAAACAGCAACAGCCGGTTGCAGTATAG